One part of the Luteibacter yeojuensis genome encodes these proteins:
- a CDS encoding polyketide synthase, which translates to MSDALSPAGHDTATVHGRFAAVARTHAERIAVVSDAACLSYADLDARSDRIARGLLAAGVEPGSYVALLMDRSVEAVIAIFGVLKAGAAYLPIDTRWPAERVAFALRDADVAATVADEAHDVAGSDDIPVFTVAELEDEVSEWIGGGEPDDEAVALAGHAQARSCPSVPGTGNDLAYAMYTSGSTGTPKGVEIRHASILRLVLRSDYIDFTAPKVLHAAPLGFDASTFEIFAPLLNGGTCVVYGERVPTGAGIARTVERHGAEIAWLTAALFNAIVDDDAAHLAGLRVVMTGGEALSVPHVRKAYAALPATTLINGYGPTECTTFATTYVIPRELPDDLGAIPIGRPIGETSLHVLDTEGNEVLPGVTGELFIGGTGVARGYLNRPELTAERFVAGGTRYRTGDLVHWLPDGNLAFVGRVDGQVKIRGYRVETGEIDIALRALPGVAAAAVIAREDTPGDKRLVAYYVAGTDAVNARDLRDALARTLPDYMIPVAWVRMDALPVNDNGKLDRRALPAPDGGRPELAATFAAPRGDIEAKLCAIFADVLGVGTVGRDDNFFDLGGSSLLAARAMTRVHEELSPTPTLVGFFAEPTPAAVAATIEGRAARHALAGRLAGGAQAAGEAVAIVAMAGRFPGAPDAETFWDNLCAGRESIRYFAPDELDPAVSQAERDDPGYVAARGVVDDVDQFDAGFFGMSPREAELTDPQQRLFLELCWECMERAGYVPDGQSVPVGVFGGMHNATYYQKHISGRPDLIEKLGAFQVMLGNEKDYLATRVAHKLNLTGPAISLNTACSTSLVAIAQAFDALRAGRCGMALAGGSSIACPPNSGYIAQEGSMLSPDGHTRTFDAEAQGTVFSDGAAVVLLKRLSDALRDGDPVYAVIRGAAVNNDGAVKASFTAPNAAGQAAVIAMALEDAGVSPRDISYVEAHGTATPLGDPIELEGLTRAFRETTADKGFCALGSLKSNVGHLVMAAGAAGVIKTAFALCERRLPPSLHFNTANPRLGLADSPFVVNDTLRPWQTSGGPLRAGVSSFGVGGTNAHVILEEAPERAPSDAASGPQLLLLSARTPAALGNAAARLADHLAAHPDGNLADTAWTLACGRKAFAQRTHLVAVSTSDAVTKLRDIAAAAMCRACADPAPRMVFLFPGQGSQYAGMGRELHATEPVFRAALDDVALALRDELGFDLRERMFADDAEALKATALTQPATFALEYALARLWMSLGVEPVAMIGHSVGEFVAAALAGVMPLADAARLVARRGRMMQALPAGSMLSVRLGAAELRARLPDALSLAAENAPNASVVSGPTDAVEAFRVALEAEGVACRLLHTSHAFHSAMMDPVLGDFRAEVATVTLAAPRTPIVSTLTGTMLTDAEALSPDYWTKHLRHTVRFSPALLHALEDGTHAFLEVGPRPSLALLARQHAQSRGRTIVASLGDGPTDERVAWLAAAGTLWAAGAAIATQAFDHRDQRRRVRLPTYPFERKRHWIDARLPASLSSIAVAAPLAPPAAVSPAVPELPMPMPSAPAANNRPQRLAGELIALFEDVSGSELEGVDPAANFVELGLDSLSLTQVALQLQKTYALKITFRELMDGCSSFERLAAHIDRLLPAEAQSAAPVPAAVAAPVMAAAPVALATGGGLVQDVIAQQMQIMREQLALLAGAAAPAPLAPASEATPVGAAIAARGARENPASGQGSLAAIAAPTGSAPADGPTNDEEAALAHTTYDVKKAFGAIARIHHTNTDLTTRQRARLDAFMRRYIERSKASKAYTEEHRPHLADPRVVNGFRPLLKEIVYQIVIERSKGSKVWDLDGNMYVDALNGFGMNLFGWQPDFVLDTVRAQLEAGYEIGPQHPLAGIVAKQVCDITGFDRAALCNTGSEAVMGCVRVARTVTGRDTLVIFTGSYHGIFDEVIVRGTKKLKSVPAAPGILRNTSENVLVLDYGTPESLAIICERASSIAAVLVEPVQSRRPDFQPVEFLQELRAITEESGSLLIFDEVVTGFRSHPRGAQAMLGIDADMASYGKVVGGGFPIGVIAGKRRFMDALDGGHWRFGDDSTPTVGVTYFAGTFVRHPLALAAAHAVLNHLKDRGPDLQASLNAKVTAMADELNAFCASVGAPVRIVHFSSVWKTVFTEDHPLQDLLFAMMRSRGIHILDNFPCFFTTAHSEADFAAIATAFRESILEMQEAEFLPRRRETAAFDAEHPPVPGARLGKDPEGRPAWFVPNPDAPGKYLRVTA; encoded by the coding sequence ATGAGCGACGCACTTTCCCCTGCCGGCCATGACACCGCCACGGTCCACGGCCGCTTCGCCGCCGTGGCCAGGACGCATGCGGAACGGATCGCCGTCGTCTCGGATGCGGCATGCCTCAGCTATGCCGACCTGGACGCCCGCAGCGACCGCATCGCGCGCGGGCTCCTGGCGGCGGGCGTGGAACCGGGGAGCTACGTGGCGCTGCTGATGGATCGCTCCGTCGAGGCCGTGATCGCCATCTTCGGCGTATTGAAGGCGGGAGCGGCGTATCTCCCCATCGACACGCGCTGGCCCGCCGAGCGTGTGGCGTTCGCATTGCGCGATGCGGATGTCGCGGCCACCGTCGCCGACGAGGCGCACGATGTCGCCGGGAGCGACGACATCCCGGTGTTCACCGTGGCCGAGCTCGAGGACGAGGTGTCGGAATGGATCGGTGGCGGAGAACCGGACGACGAGGCGGTAGCGCTGGCCGGGCACGCTCAGGCGCGCTCCTGCCCGTCCGTCCCGGGAACGGGGAACGACCTGGCTTATGCCATGTACACCTCCGGCTCCACGGGCACGCCCAAGGGGGTCGAGATCCGCCACGCATCGATCCTGCGGCTCGTGCTTCGTTCCGACTACATCGACTTCACCGCGCCGAAGGTGCTGCACGCCGCCCCGCTGGGTTTCGATGCCTCCACCTTCGAGATCTTCGCCCCGCTGCTGAATGGCGGCACCTGCGTGGTGTACGGCGAGCGGGTGCCCACCGGCGCCGGCATCGCCCGCACGGTGGAGAGACATGGGGCGGAGATCGCCTGGCTCACCGCCGCGCTGTTCAACGCCATCGTCGACGACGATGCGGCCCACCTTGCCGGCCTGCGCGTGGTCATGACCGGTGGCGAGGCGCTGTCGGTCCCGCATGTGCGCAAGGCGTACGCCGCGCTGCCGGCGACCACCCTCATCAACGGTTACGGCCCCACCGAGTGCACCACGTTCGCGACCACGTATGTCATTCCGCGCGAGTTGCCGGACGACCTGGGCGCCATTCCCATCGGCCGCCCGATCGGCGAGACCTCGCTGCACGTGCTCGATACGGAAGGCAACGAAGTACTCCCCGGCGTCACCGGCGAACTCTTCATCGGCGGGACGGGCGTGGCGCGCGGCTACCTCAACCGTCCGGAGCTGACCGCCGAGCGCTTCGTCGCCGGCGGTACCCGCTATCGCACCGGTGACCTCGTGCACTGGCTTCCCGACGGCAACCTCGCCTTCGTCGGCCGTGTCGACGGCCAGGTGAAGATCCGTGGCTACCGCGTGGAGACGGGCGAGATCGACATCGCCCTGCGCGCCCTGCCCGGCGTCGCCGCCGCCGCCGTGATCGCACGCGAGGACACCCCCGGGGACAAACGCCTCGTCGCCTACTACGTCGCCGGGACCGACGCGGTGAACGCGCGCGACCTGCGCGACGCGCTGGCCCGCACGCTGCCCGACTACATGATCCCCGTCGCATGGGTACGCATGGACGCGCTGCCGGTAAACGACAACGGCAAGCTCGACCGCCGCGCGCTGCCCGCCCCCGACGGCGGACGCCCGGAACTGGCGGCCACCTTCGCCGCGCCGCGCGGCGACATCGAGGCGAAGCTCTGCGCGATCTTCGCGGACGTGCTCGGTGTCGGCACCGTCGGCCGCGACGACAATTTCTTCGACCTCGGCGGCAGCTCCCTGCTCGCGGCGCGGGCCATGACCCGCGTGCACGAGGAACTGTCGCCGACCCCTACCCTGGTCGGGTTCTTCGCCGAGCCGACCCCGGCTGCGGTGGCGGCCACGATCGAGGGGCGCGCCGCCCGTCATGCGCTGGCAGGACGCCTGGCGGGCGGCGCGCAGGCGGCGGGTGAAGCGGTGGCCATCGTGGCCATGGCCGGCCGCTTCCCGGGCGCGCCCGACGCCGAAACCTTCTGGGACAACCTGTGCGCGGGCCGCGAATCGATCCGCTACTTCGCCCCTGACGAACTCGACCCGGCGGTGAGCCAGGCCGAGCGAGACGATCCCGGCTACGTCGCCGCGCGCGGCGTGGTCGACGACGTCGACCAGTTCGACGCCGGCTTCTTCGGCATGTCGCCGCGCGAGGCGGAACTCACCGACCCGCAGCAGCGCCTGTTCCTCGAGCTGTGCTGGGAATGCATGGAGCGCGCGGGCTACGTGCCGGACGGCCAGTCGGTACCGGTCGGTGTCTTCGGCGGCATGCACAACGCCACGTATTACCAGAAACACATCAGCGGACGGCCCGACCTCATCGAGAAGCTTGGCGCGTTCCAGGTGATGCTCGGCAACGAGAAGGATTACCTCGCCACCCGCGTCGCGCACAAACTCAACCTCACCGGTCCGGCGATCAGCCTCAACACGGCATGTTCCACTTCGCTGGTCGCCATCGCGCAGGCGTTCGACGCGCTGCGCGCGGGCCGCTGCGGCATGGCGCTTGCCGGCGGCTCGTCCATTGCCTGCCCGCCGAACAGCGGCTACATCGCCCAGGAAGGCTCGATGCTCTCGCCGGACGGCCATACGCGCACCTTCGACGCGGAGGCGCAGGGGACGGTCTTCAGCGACGGCGCCGCGGTGGTGCTGCTGAAGCGTCTCTCCGACGCGCTGCGCGACGGCGATCCGGTTTATGCCGTGATCCGTGGCGCCGCGGTGAACAACGACGGCGCGGTGAAGGCCAGCTTCACCGCACCCAACGCCGCCGGCCAGGCCGCCGTCATCGCCATGGCGCTCGAGGATGCCGGCGTGTCGCCGCGCGACATCTCCTATGTCGAAGCGCACGGCACCGCCACGCCGCTCGGCGACCCGATCGAACTGGAAGGCCTCACCCGTGCCTTCCGCGAAACGACCGCGGACAAGGGCTTCTGCGCCCTCGGCTCGCTGAAGAGCAACGTGGGCCACCTCGTGATGGCCGCCGGTGCGGCCGGCGTCATCAAGACCGCCTTTGCGCTTTGCGAGCGCCGTCTCCCGCCGTCGCTGCATTTCAATACCGCGAATCCGCGTCTCGGCCTCGCCGACTCGCCCTTCGTCGTCAACGACACGCTGCGCCCATGGCAGACCTCGGGCGGCCCGCTGCGCGCGGGTGTCAGTTCGTTCGGCGTCGGCGGCACCAATGCCCACGTGATCCTCGAGGAGGCGCCGGAGCGCGCGCCTTCCGACGCGGCGAGCGGCCCGCAATTGCTGCTGCTCTCCGCGCGCACGCCTGCCGCGCTCGGCAACGCCGCGGCGCGACTCGCCGACCACCTCGCCGCGCATCCCGACGGCAATCTAGCCGATACCGCGTGGACGCTGGCGTGCGGTCGCAAGGCGTTCGCCCAACGCACGCACCTGGTGGCGGTGTCCACCAGCGATGCGGTGACCAAACTGCGCGATATCGCGGCGGCCGCGATGTGTCGCGCGTGCGCCGATCCGGCGCCGCGCATGGTCTTCCTGTTTCCGGGCCAGGGCTCGCAGTACGCGGGCATGGGACGCGAACTGCACGCCACCGAGCCAGTGTTCCGCGCCGCGCTGGACGACGTGGCCCTCGCGCTGCGCGACGAACTCGGCTTCGACCTGCGCGAGCGGATGTTCGCCGACGACGCGGAGGCCTTGAAGGCCACCGCGCTGACCCAGCCAGCCACGTTCGCGCTCGAATACGCCCTGGCCCGTCTGTGGATGAGCCTGGGTGTGGAACCGGTGGCGATGATCGGCCACAGCGTGGGCGAATTCGTCGCGGCGGCGCTCGCGGGCGTCATGCCGCTGGCCGATGCCGCGCGCCTGGTGGCCCGCCGTGGCCGCATGATGCAGGCACTGCCCGCGGGTTCGATGCTTTCCGTTCGTCTGGGGGCCGCCGAGCTGCGGGCCCGGCTCCCGGACGCTCTTTCTCTTGCCGCCGAGAATGCGCCGAACGCGAGCGTGGTTTCCGGTCCGACGGATGCCGTCGAGGCGTTCCGCGTCGCCCTGGAAGCCGAAGGCGTCGCGTGCCGCCTGCTGCATACCTCGCATGCGTTCCACTCCGCGATGATGGACCCGGTCCTCGGCGATTTCCGCGCCGAGGTGGCGACGGTGACGCTCGCTGCGCCGCGCACGCCCATCGTCTCCACCCTTACCGGCACGATGCTGACCGACGCGGAAGCCCTCTCGCCCGATTACTGGACGAAGCACCTGCGGCATACCGTGCGCTTCTCCCCGGCGCTGCTGCACGCTCTGGAAGACGGCACGCATGCCTTCCTGGAAGTGGGTCCGCGGCCCAGCCTCGCCCTGCTCGCGCGGCAGCACGCGCAGAGCCGCGGCCGGACCATCGTCGCCTCGCTGGGCGACGGCCCCACCGACGAGCGCGTCGCCTGGCTCGCCGCCGCCGGCACGCTATGGGCCGCCGGCGCGGCCATCGCCACCCAGGCCTTCGATCATCGCGACCAGCGCCGCCGCGTGCGCCTGCCCACCTATCCCTTCGAGCGCAAGCGGCACTGGATCGACGCCCGGCTGCCTGCCTCGCTTTCCTCCATCGCCGTCGCGGCGCCGCTCGCGCCACCCGCCGCCGTATCGCCCGCCGTACCGGAGCTCCCCATGCCGATGCCTTCCGCACCCGCCGCCAACAACCGTCCCCAGCGCCTCGCCGGCGAACTCATCGCCCTGTTCGAGGACGTGTCGGGCAGCGAACTCGAAGGCGTCGATCCGGCGGCCAACTTCGTCGAACTGGGGCTCGACTCGCTCTCGCTCACCCAGGTGGCGTTGCAGTTGCAGAAGACCTACGCGTTGAAGATCACTTTCCGCGAACTCATGGACGGCTGTTCGTCGTTCGAACGGCTCGCGGCGCATATCGATCGCCTGTTGCCGGCTGAGGCTCAGTCGGCGGCGCCCGTGCCCGCGGCCGTGGCCGCGCCGGTCATGGCGGCGGCACCGGTGGCGTTGGCCACCGGCGGCGGACTGGTCCAGGACGTGATCGCCCAACAGATGCAGATCATGCGGGAACAGTTGGCGTTGCTTGCGGGAGCCGCCGCTCCCGCGCCTTTGGCTCCGGCAAGCGAGGCCACTCCTGTAGGAGCCGCTATAGCGGCGAGGGGTGCTCGCGAAAACCCGGCATCGGGGCAAGGTTCCCTCGCCGCTATAGCGGCTCCTACAGGAAGTGCGCCCGCGGATGGCCCCACGAACGACGAAGAAGCCGCGCTGGCCCACACCACCTACGACGTCAAGAAGGCCTTCGGTGCCATCGCGCGCATCCATCACACGAACACCGACCTGACGACGCGCCAGCGTGCGCGGCTCGATGCCTTCATGCGCCGCTACATCGAACGCAGCAAGGCGTCCAAGGCGTATACGGAAGAACACCGGCCGCACCTCGCCGATCCGCGCGTGGTGAACGGCTTCCGTCCGCTGCTGAAGGAAATCGTCTACCAGATCGTGATCGAGCGCTCCAAGGGCTCGAAGGTATGGGATCTCGACGGCAACATGTACGTCGACGCGCTGAACGGCTTCGGCATGAACCTGTTCGGCTGGCAGCCGGACTTCGTGCTCGACACCGTACGCGCGCAGCTGGAGGCGGGCTACGAGATCGGCCCGCAGCATCCGCTGGCCGGCATCGTCGCGAAGCAGGTCTGCGACATCACCGGCTTCGACCGCGCGGCACTGTGCAATACCGGCTCGGAAGCCGTGATGGGCTGCGTGCGCGTGGCGCGCACCGTCACCGGCCGCGACACCCTGGTGATCTTCACCGGCTCGTACCACGGCATCTTCGACGAAGTGATCGTGCGCGGCACGAAGAAGCTGAAATCGGTGCCGGCCGCGCCGGGCATCCTGCGCAATACCTCCGAGAACGTCCTGGTGCTCGATTACGGCACCCCCGAATCGCTCGCCATCATCTGCGAGCGCGCATCGTCCATCGCGGCGGTGCTGGTGGAGCCGGTGCAGAGCCGCCGGCCGGACTTCCAGCCCGTCGAGTTCCTGCAGGAACTGCGCGCGATCACCGAGGAATCGGGTTCGCTCCTCATCTTCGACGAAGTGGTCACCGGCTTCCGTTCGCACCCGCGCGGCGCCCAGGCGATGCTCGGCATCGACGCGGACATGGCTTCCTATGGCAAGGTCGTGGGCGGTGGCTTCCCGATCGGCGTGATCGCCGGCAAGCGGCGCTTCATGGACGCACTGGACGGCGGTCACTGGCGCTTCGGCGACGACTCCACGCCGACCGTGGGAGTCACCTACTTCGCCGGAACCTTCGTGCGCCATCCGCTGGCCCTGGCCGCGGCGCATGCCGTGCTCAACCACCTGAAGGACCGGGGTCCGGACCTGCAGGCGTCGCTCAACGCCAAGGTCACGGCCATGGCCGACGAACTGAACGCGTTCTGCGCGAGCGTGGGGGCGCCGGTGCGGATCGTGCACTTCTCCTCCGTGT
- a CDS encoding autotransporter outer membrane beta-barrel domain-containing protein, protein MTDTTGRAISLLYSNGSVPQSSATVNASELTGATDGAFAASGGLLRIDQGSTVTGNDGSGAILTTGRIEVAGGSRVHGSANGIRVVDTTRAPGEDQGRAVVVDGAVVSGGSGPGILVDSQGGKNTVATIFLTNGASVTGGNGVAVQVVANTETNLAISASDIVGDMVSAGGRLDISMHDGSTVTGGMNNVGALALDGNSAWRVGGNSDVGSLAMKDSALMFEPRGNGTHSTVTVRGDFSGSGATVGFNTTMNAGGALANQATDRLLIEGSVTTTGPTAIQVTPGGAGANTDTNGNGKVDADEGISLIQVAGDSRRDAFTLRGGYVAAGPFQYTLHAFGPGETDAGQNLLASGKLNWDYRLGNKIVCDGDCPLDPETGEPDPGNPGDPGEPEIPERVAVVPQLPSYVSAPAALLTYGDMMTDGLRQRLGDIRQGESHDPVGGEMFARYLGGQLRYSSNRSFKNYGYGFDQQVNALQLGGSLIALDGDDGTLRAGWAVDHGTTRVSPKAADGNSSAKYRANGVSGWLTWQHGGGFWIDGVVGAIRYRGDVGTDLRGADVARIRAHGWMTSVEAGMPFALGNAWTVEPRFQLKHQSLNFRDFVDGDNLSVELGTAKQTSATIGGRLSRMANPVFMPYVGVDLTHTSNGDPRVDVSSEEWNIADRFGSGRVGNAYRVSLGAVSQLGRNVQVYGEGTYRHFVGGYGMQGLAGNIGVRVTF, encoded by the coding sequence GTGACCGATACCACGGGAAGGGCTATCTCCCTGCTGTACTCCAATGGCAGCGTTCCGCAAAGTTCCGCCACGGTGAATGCCTCGGAACTGACGGGCGCCACGGATGGTGCCTTCGCGGCCAGTGGCGGTCTGTTGCGCATCGACCAGGGTTCGACAGTTACCGGCAATGACGGTAGCGGTGCGATCCTGACAACGGGACGTATCGAGGTCGCCGGGGGCTCACGCGTCCACGGTAGCGCCAACGGCATTCGCGTTGTCGACACGACGCGGGCACCCGGTGAAGATCAGGGACGCGCCGTGGTCGTCGACGGTGCCGTGGTATCTGGTGGAAGCGGGCCCGGCATCCTGGTCGACTCGCAGGGCGGTAAGAACACCGTGGCGACGATCTTCCTGACCAACGGTGCCTCCGTCACGGGTGGCAATGGCGTGGCCGTTCAGGTTGTCGCGAATACGGAGACCAACCTGGCGATCAGTGCGAGCGATATCGTTGGCGACATGGTATCCGCGGGCGGACGCCTCGATATTTCAATGCACGATGGCAGCACCGTGACAGGAGGCATGAACAACGTCGGTGCGTTGGCGCTCGACGGTAATTCCGCATGGCGTGTCGGCGGAAACTCCGATGTCGGGTCCCTCGCCATGAAGGATTCGGCGTTGATGTTCGAGCCACGAGGCAACGGGACACATTCAACCGTCACCGTGCGCGGCGATTTTTCCGGATCGGGCGCGACCGTCGGCTTCAACACGACGATGAACGCCGGCGGCGCACTGGCAAACCAGGCGACCGATCGCCTGCTGATCGAAGGCAGCGTGACGACGACCGGTCCCACGGCGATCCAGGTGACGCCCGGTGGAGCCGGGGCGAACACGGATACCAACGGCAATGGCAAGGTCGACGCCGACGAAGGCATCTCGCTCATCCAGGTGGCCGGCGATTCGCGCAGGGACGCATTTACGTTGCGTGGCGGCTATGTCGCGGCGGGGCCTTTCCAGTACACGTTGCATGCCTTTGGCCCCGGCGAAACGGATGCCGGGCAGAACCTGCTTGCTTCCGGGAAGCTCAACTGGGATTACCGTCTCGGCAACAAGATCGTCTGCGACGGCGACTGCCCGCTCGACCCGGAAACCGGTGAGCCCGATCCGGGCAACCCGGGCGACCCTGGCGAACCCGAGATTCCCGAGCGCGTCGCCGTGGTGCCTCAGTTGCCGTCCTACGTGTCCGCTCCCGCCGCGCTGCTGACTTACGGAGACATGATGACCGACGGCCTGCGCCAGCGCCTGGGCGACATTCGCCAGGGCGAGTCGCATGACCCGGTGGGCGGCGAGATGTTCGCCCGTTACCTCGGCGGCCAGCTGCGTTACTCGTCGAACCGTTCGTTCAAGAATTATGGCTATGGGTTCGACCAGCAGGTGAACGCCCTCCAGCTCGGCGGCAGCCTTATCGCGCTGGACGGCGATGACGGCACGCTGCGCGCGGGTTGGGCGGTCGACCACGGCACGACGCGTGTCAGTCCGAAGGCGGCCGACGGCAACAGTTCGGCGAAGTATCGCGCGAACGGCGTTTCCGGTTGGCTCACCTGGCAGCATGGCGGCGGCTTCTGGATCGACGGTGTGGTCGGCGCAATCCGGTATCGCGGCGATGTCGGCACCGATCTGCGCGGTGCCGACGTGGCCCGCATCCGGGCCCATGGCTGGATGACATCCGTGGAAGCGGGCATGCCCTTTGCCCTGGGCAACGCCTGGACGGTCGAGCCGCGCTTCCAGTTGAAGCACCAGTCGCTCAATTTCCGCGACTTCGTCGACGGCGATAACCTCTCCGTGGAACTGGGTACGGCGAAGCAGACGAGCGCGACGATCGGCGGGCGTCTTTCCCGGATGGCGAACCCCGTATTCATGCCGTACGTTGGCGTGGATCTCACCCATACGAGCAACGGCGATCCGCGCGTGGATGTTTCCAGCGAGGAATGGAATATCGCCGACCGATTCGGATCGGGCCGTGTCGGCAATGCCTACCGCGTCTCGCTGGGCGCGGTGAGCCAGCTCGGCCGGAACGTGCAGGTCTACGGCGAGGGTACCTACCGCCACTTCGTCGGCGGCTACGGCATGCAGGGCCTGGCCGGGAATATCGGGGTTCGCGTCACGTTCTGA